The genomic segment GCGTGTGCACCGTCGCTACGGTCCCCCGCTGCGTGAGTTCCTGCGTTGCCAAGCTCGTGCGTAGCTGCGCGAGCGTCGCTCGTGCCTGGGACAGCTGCTGCTGCGCCTGCAGGAGCTGCATGTCCACGTCAGGGTTGCTCATGACCATGATGAGATCACCCTCGCCGACCTCAGTGCCGGGCAGAGCGAGGATCTGCTCGATGCGACCCGGTGTGAGGGCGGTGATCCACCGCATCTGCTCGGGCACGAGCGTGCCCGGTCCACGCACCTGGCGGACCATCGTGCCGCGCACGACGGTGTCTCTCCACACGGTCGCGGCGTCCACGCTCGGCGCAGCCGACGGCAAGAGCCTTGGCAGGAAGATCGTCAGCGCGATGACGCCCACCCCCACCGCACTCCACACGAGCCGCTTCCTCTTCTTCTGCGGTCTGGTATCGCGAATGATGTCCACGGTCAGCCCTTTAATAGTTCCGCTAGTAGTTCGGCGAGTAGTAGTTCAGCCAATGTTCAGCGTGAAGGGAGCGGCTGACCCACAGCCGCTTCGAGCGCGATCAAGTTGTAATGGAAGTCGTACAGCGCGTTCAGGTACAGTTGATCCGACGTAGTCACGGTCGTCTGCGCGTCCATGAGCTCGAGCAAGCCGGCGGCACCGAGCGCGTACCGACGCCGCTGCAACTGCAACTGCTCCTCGGAGAGTGCTTGGTTTCGAGCTTCGACCTGTATCACCTGGTAGGCCGTAACCAGGTTGTCGTAGGTGTTCGTGACCGCCGTCCTCAGCCGAAGCTCCTCCGCCCGACGGTTGTGTTCCGCGTCCTCGGCGGCATTGTTCGCTTGCGACACCTGACGCTGACCGGTGAAGCCTGTGAAGATCGGGAGCGATACGGTCGCGCTCAGGGTCACCGGGTTGGAGCTGAAGTCGAACGGGAAGAGCCTGTTCGCGGCCAGCGCGGCTGCACGAGCATCGTCAGTCGCCGCAAACTGTGAGCAGTCTTGGTTCACCCAACCCGGAAGCCCGCCAGCCAACCCGCTGTTGAGCGCGTTTTTTTCTTCACAGTTCCCGATGCGGGAGGCCGCTAGCCCGTCGACCTGCGAGGCTACGAAATCTTCGTTCAGCGCCTGCCGCGCAAACCCGCTCAAGCTAGTGCTCAGGAAAAGCGACGGCAGATATTGGCTCGTGGAGATCTGGCGCGCGGCAGCCTTGCTCGCGCTTTCCAGCGCAGCAACGGCTCGCAGAGACGGGTGCGCCGCGAGAGCCTGATCGATCAACGGCCCGACCTCGAAGTCGGGCTCGAACACATCGAACTGGCTCGCCAACTCGACGTCGACATCGAGCGCGACGCCGAGCCGCTCCGCAAGCAGAAGCTTGGCTTGCCTCACGTCGCGCAGCGCCTGGATCATGCCGACTTCGGCCCGACCGAGGTCCACTTCGGCCTGCCTTCCTTCGGTGCCGGCCGCGGCACCAGTCTCCACACGCGTGCTCACGATCCGGAGGTTCTGCCGTGCGCGATCCAACTGACGCTGTGCGACGTCGACTTGATCCATGAAGCGCAGCGCGGTCATGTACTGCAACGCCACGGACGTTTCGAGGTTCCACTCCGCGGCGCGAACGCTCGCCGCCGTCGCGCGCTTGTTCGCACGCGCGTTGGCGATCCCGAAAATCGTGTTCCCCGTGATCGCCATGTTGAAGTTCATGCTGTAGCTCGAGAACGCCCAATCCGTTGGAGCGTCGAACTCCAGTGCTCCCAGTCGCTGAACACCCGCCTCCTGATACGCCGCTCTGCCATTCACGTTGACCGTGGGCAAGAACGCGGCATACGCCTCCCGGGTCTGCCAGTTGGCCTGCGCCATGTCGTTCTGTGTGCTCAGATAGAGCGGGTTGTTGCCCTTGGCGAGCACGATCGCCTCCTCGAGCGTCAACTGGCTCGGCGCCCGCTGCGCCACGAGCGCGGTCGCGGCCAGCGCCAATAACAAGAGTGCCGCCGCTAGAGCCCTGGCCACCGTCCACTCCCACCCTTCAGCTTTCGTCTTCGTCCTCACCCGTCTCACCCTCATTCGAGTCTCAAAGTGGTTCTGAGCGAAAGAGCTCGACCGGACCCGGCGGGCTGATCACCGACCCCACCCTTCGCATCCCATCGTCCCTCCGGCCGAGCAATATTCGCTCAGACGGCATCCTTCTATAGAAAGGGTCGTGCCAAACGCCCATCGCGCCTCGTAACTCGTTCTCAATCAACCCACTAGAACACTCTATGTCATCTCGTGTCTAGGTGTGTCCGTTGCGCATGTGCGAAAGCGCGTCCCACAGGCGGACAGTCCTCGGTCCCGACATCGGGAGCTGGCCGAGGCGTACATCACACGGCACTTTGGCTAACCCATCCGAACAGCTCCGGAGAAACGCATGCGCTCGATCCGCTTCCCGCTGATGATGTTGACCGTCGCCCTGGCCACTACAGCGGCCTCCCTCAGCGCCCAGAGACCGTGCTCTGCCGAGGCGAATCGTCACTTCGATTTCTGGGAGGGCCGGTGGGTGGTGCGCGCCGCGAACGGAGCCCTCGCGGGGCACAACACTCTCTCCCTGGTGCTGGGCGAGTGTGTTCTCCAGGAGCACTACACCACGCCGTCCGGCTACGAGGGACAGAGCCTCAACATCTTCGACCGGACGCGAGGCGTTTGGCACCAGACCTGGATGGACAACCAGGGGACACTGCTGCAGCTCGAGGGCGGATACGAGAACGGCCGGATGGTCATGCAGGGCGAAACCGTCGACTCCGCGGGGGTGGTGACGCTCAACCGCATCACCTGGTCGCGTATGGACGGAGGCCGAGACCGGGTGCGGCAGCTCTGGGAAGTGTCCAGCGATGGCGGAACAGTGTGGAGCACTTCGTTTGACGGGACCTATATCCGCCTCGAGACGAGCGCGGACTGGGATCTGCTCATCCAGGGCGGCACGGTGATGAACGGCAGCGGGCGACCGGGTTTTCGAGCCGACGTCGCGATCGTGGACGACAGGATCGTGAGAGTGTCGCCCACGCCCCTCGATCCCGAGAGGGCGAGCCGCACGATCGACGCTACCGGGCTGGTCGTCGCCCCCGGCTTCGTCGACCTGCACGCGCACCTCGACCCGCTACTGCGGCTGCCCGGCGCTGAGAGCCACGTGAGGCAGGGCGTGACGACCGCGCTGGGCGGCCCCGACGGTGGGGGCCCCTGGCCCTTCGCGGAGCACCTGGAGCTGGTCGCCGCTGTGGGCGTCGGCATGAACGTCGGCTTCATGGTCGGACACAACACGGTGCGGCGCGCGGTCATGGGTCTGGAGAACCGAGCCCCCACCGCGAGCGAGCTCGAGCGCATGAAGGAGATGGTTGCGCAGGCAATGGACGAGGGCGCCTGGGCGATCTCCACGGGGCTCAAGTACCTGCCGGGCGCGTTCTCCGAACTGGACGAGGTGGTCGCACTCTCGGAAGTCGCCGGCCGACTGGGTGGCTTCTATACGTCGCACCTCCGGGAGGAGGGGCTCGGCTTGCTCGAAGGTGTGGGAGAGGCGCTGGAGATAGGGAAGCGTGCGAGCATCCCCATCGTGCTGACCCACCACAAGGTCGTCGGCCAACCGACGTGGGGCGCCTCGGTGAAGACGCTCGCGATGGTCGATTCCGCGCGTGCGGCCGGCACCGACGCGATGATCGACCAGTACCCGTACACGGCCAGCTATACTGGCATCACGATCCTGATTCCGGCATGGGCGATGGCCGGCGGGACCGGTGACCTGTTACAGCGGATGGAGGACCCGGCGCTCGCCGACAGCATCCTCGCTGGCATCGCGTTCAACATCGTCAACGATCGGGGCGGCAACGACCTCAACCGGGTCCAGTTTGCGATCGTGGCGTGGGATCGCTCGCTCGAAGGTAAGACTCTGCACGATTGGGCGATGCGGGAGGGGCTCGAATCGACGCCCGAGACCGGGGCCCGGCTGGTGATCGAGGCCGTACGGCGAGGCGGAGCCAGCGCGATCTTCCACGCCATGAGCGAGGAAGACGTTGAGCGCATCATGGCGCACCCGTTCACGATGATCGCGTCGGACGGGCGTCTGACGCAGCCAGGCGAGGGACATCCCCACCCCCGCTGGTACGGCACCTTCCCGCGTGTGCTCGGGCTCTACGCGAGGGACAAGGGCGTGCTCTCACTCGAGCAAGCCGTGCGCAAGATGAGCACGATGCCCGCGGAAAGGATGGGGCTACGCGAGCGCGGCCAGCTCCGAGAAGGGTGGTTCGCCGATGTTGTGATCTTCGACCCCGCGACCGTCTCGGATCAAGCGACCTTCGAGGATCCGCACCAATATCCCGTGGGCATCGACTGGGTGTTGGTGAATGGCGCAATCGCCGTCGAGAACGGACAGTACCGCAACATCCGTCCGGGTCGGGTGCTGAGGCGGGGGCGGAACTAGCAGGCGGAAATTGTAGACGTTTTTCGCGAACTGGTGAAGCGCGTCTCGTCCCCGATTGGGGAACGAGATCGAATACCGAACCGGACTCTGCGCGGCGACTCGAGTGACACCGAGCATCGACATGACGATCAAGAGAACAACGGAACGCATGGATCAGCTTTTCATGAAGAGGTCGTCTTGCGACCGCGGGCCAAGCTACCGGGCTCCCGAAGCCAGGGCTATGTTTGCCGCGCGCCCGAGACCATATCTGCACTCCGACTCAGGACACCCGGCGGCCGGGATCCCATGACGCTCACGACCGACTCGAAACGAGCCCTCACGAAAGCGCTCGGCGCGGACCGAATCGAGCGTGATGTGGCGCTCGGCCCGATGACCACGTTCCGAATCGGCGGACCCGCAGATTTGCTGTACCGCGCGCGCACCGTCGATGAGCTGGCGCTCGCCATTCAGACCGCCCGGCGGCTGGACGTCCCACACTTCCTACTCGGTCGCGGGGCGAACATTCTCGTGGGCGACGGTGGCTTTCGCGGACTGATCATTCGCTCGGAAGTCGGCGGCATCGACTTCCTCGACGACGCGCGCGTGCGCACGGGGGCCGGTGTTGAGACCTTTCCCGATCTGATCGACGCGACCGTCGCTCGAGGGCTCGGCGGGCTTCACCACTACGTCGGGATCCCCAGCACGGTGGGGGGCGCGCTCTGGCAGAATCTGCACTTCCTCTCTCCCGCTCCGGAGCGGGAGCGAACGGTCTTCATCGAGGAGATTCTCGAGTCTGCGGACCTGCTGACCGAAGAAGGCGAACGCAAGACCGTCGACGTCGAGTATTTCGAGTTCGGATACGACCAAAGCATCCTGCATCACCGCGACGACGTCGTGCTCTCGGCGACCTTTCGACTCCGTCCCCAGGACACGGACGAGCTTCGGCGGGTCATGCGCGAGAACCTCGCGTGGCGGGACGAACGCCACCCCGATCTTTGGCTCTACCCGTGTGCTGGTTCGGTCTTCCAGAAGATCGACGGCATAGGCGCAGGTCGGCTCGTCGACGAGTGCGGACTGAAGGGGCACGTGCACGGTGGCGCAGGCATCTTCCACAAGCACGGCAACATCGTGGTCAACTTTGGCGGGGCAACGGCCCGAGAGGTGCGCTACCTCATCGACCTGGCGCAGGAGACGGTAGCGCGAGAGACGGGACACGAGTTGGTCCCCGAGATCGAGTTCGTAGGGGAATTCTGAAGACCAGCGGTCGTGCCGGCATGCCTACCCTGGCAAGATCCGGACGCCTACGACCGCGCCAGCTCGCTCAGCGTCTCGAGGTGAATGTCGTGCCCCCCTTCGTACGATACGAAGCGGTGAGGAATCCCGGCGGCGTCTAGACTCGCCTGCTCCTGTGCCCGCAGCGTCTCGTTGAGCGCGGGATCCTCGGTGCCCCGCACGATCAATATCTCGGTGTCGGCGAAGGCGGCGCGAGCCGCCTCCATATCGAGGTCAGGAGGTAGATAGTCACCCCACAGCACGAGACGGCGGGGGCGAAGCCTACCGTACGTGATCCAGCGGCATGCGGTCGCTACTCCCTGCGAGAACGCGAGCACCGTGGTCGGTGCACCCTCGATCCCGACTTCGTCGTGCAGCATGTCCAAGTAGCGGACGTAGTCGCGGATTTCGTTCTCACGATCCTCCCGGGTCATCCAGGCGCCACCTACCACGGATACCGGACCGTGCCGGCCCGGCTCCAGGCTCACGTAGAACCGGGAAAGTGCTTCGGGCGCGACGATCCGGCGGCTGCCGTCGGCGATCCCTTCGAAACGGCTGAGGAAGCGGGCGGCGAGCTGCCGGTAGCCGTGCAGGACGCACCACAGCTCGTCAGGGTTCGCGACGTCCTCGCCGAGAACCCAGTAGCGTGCCGTTTTGGGCACCTCGATGTGCCGTTCCCGTGCATCCTTCATGCGCTACTCACTGGTTCCGCGTCTGTGTCATCGATCACGACTCGTCTCAGGGCCCTGCCGAATCTGATGCGAATCCGGTGCAGCAATAGGATCGCGACGATCCCGATGCCGATCGCGAGTCCCCACCATACGCCGGCCGGCCCCCAGTCGAGCCAAAGCCCGAGCACGACGCAGATCGGCAGGCCGACGAGCCAGAACCCCACGAAGTTCAGGATCATGGGCACGCGAGTATCAGCGACACCGCGCAGCGCGCCCGCGGCCACAACCTGCAGCCCGTCGAAGATCTGGAAAACACCGGCGATGGGAAGAAGCGTCGCGGCGGTCGCGATGACCGGCCGATCGACACTGAAGATCGCCGCGAGCGGCTCCGGAAAGAGCAAGAAGAGCGCAGCGGTCACGCTCATGAACCCGGCACCGACCAAGAGGCCCGCCCCTGCGGCGCGTCGCGCACCCGGCGGATCGGCTCGCCCGACCGCCTGCCCCACGAGGACGCTCGTGGCTTGCGCAACCCCGACTGGGACCATGAAGGTCAATGCGGCAAGCTGGAGCGCGACCTGGTGGCTCGCCACTGGGATCGTTCCCATGAGCCCAATGAGTAATCCGGCAGCCCCGAACACGCCAAACTCGAGTGACTGTTGTGCGCCGATGGGGGCACCCACGCGCAGTAACCGCGCCAGCGGCTTGAGCGCCATCGCTTCGGGGCGGAACGGCCGTAGCGAAGGCCTGAGCAGCGGCCAGGCGACCAGAATGAGCATGAGCATCATGAACCAACGGGAGAGGCTCGTCGCCCATCCGGAGCCAACCGCGCCAAGCTCTGGCGCGCCCAGATTTCCGTAGATGAGGATCCAGTTGAAGACGACATTCACGACGTTGGCGGCGGCCACCGTCCAGAGGAGGGGACGAATTCTTCCCATCGCCTGTAGGCTCTGTCGCAGCACGACGAATCCGTAGAACGGGTAGACTCCGAGAATCGAAGCCCATGCGTATGCAGCCGCGACGGGTACCACGTCCGGCGGCTGCCGCAGCGCGCCCAGGATCGGTCCGGCAGGCAGCAACAGTACAGATGCCAGCGCGGTCAGTATGAGTGCGAGCAAGCCGCCCCGCTGCACACCGCGCGCCACCGCGTTGGCGTCTTGCGCCCCAACCGCCTGGGAGATCACCGGATCGAGAGCGAACAGCACGCCCATGCCGAAGACCGCTACGCCGAAGAAGTACAGATTGCCTATGGCAACCGCTGCGAGGTCCGTGGGCGTGACGCGCCCGACCATGACCGTGTCGACCGCTCCCATCGCCATCATACCGACCTGGACCGCCGCGACCGGAAGCGCTAGCCGGGCAAGGTCACGCAAGTCTCGGCGATCGGGTCGGTACGCCCCGACGCGGACGCGTTCACCCTCTGCCTCAGAGCTCAGGCGTGCTCGCCTCGCGATCTGACTCACCAATCGAGGGGTGCCGTCCGGCTCGTTCTCTCAGCAGCCGGTCCCTCCGGACTTCCAGCAGCAGAAGCGCCTCGTCGTCCGGTGGCGGTTCGAACATCGGCTGACTCCCCTCCCGCACCATGAAGAATGACACCCACGTCGTCGGGGTGCCCATCCAGAACGCAACGAGCCGGGTAAATCCGTGGATACCCTTACGCCTGAGGTCGAGGTAGACAAGGTTCGCCACCGCCCATACTGCCGCGGTCACCGTCGCTTCTAGCATGAGTCCCGCCTCGGGAAGGTTCAGGGAGTACGTGAGGTCACATCCGGCGGCGAGCGTAAGCAGCGCGAGCCCCCTTCTGGCGCCCGGCGTTGCCGCACCGCTCCCTACCCCCGAAGATACGCGCGTTCCCTTCCACTCCCTTCACGTGAGTCACGGCACTCGACAGTCGCGGAGGCAATATGAAGCGCTTCGTTTTCGCAACAATGGCGGTCGCTCTCTCTGGTGCGGCCTATCCAGCCGCCGCCCAACAGGACGGCCTCAAGGTGTACATCTCCGCCGACATGGAGGGCGTCGTCGGCGTGGTGACCAGTGATCAGCTCGGACCGTCGGGTTTCGAGTATCAGCGCTTCCGGGCGATCATGACCCATGAAGTGAACGCGGCGATCGAAGCTGCGCGTGAGATGGGCGCAACCGAGATTCTCGTCTCGGACTCACATGGGAATGGTGAGAATCTGTTGATCGAGAACCTCCCGCCGGATGTACAACTCATACGGTCGTGGCCGCGGCCTCACATGATGATGGAGGGCATCGACGAGACGTTCGACGCGGTGATCTTCATCGGATACCACTCGAGCACCACCAATACTCGGGGGGTGCGCGCACACACGATATCCAGTGCCAATCTCACCGCCGTGCGGCTCAACGGCGTCGACATGCTCGAGGCGAGCATCAACGCCGCGATAGCCGGAGACTTCGGAGTACCGGTGGTCATGATCTCGGGCGACGACGCCGTGGTGGAAGAGGCACAGCGTGTCGTTGGAGACATGGAAGGAGCCGTGGTGAAGTGGTCTCTCGGCTTCCACAGCGCCCGAACGCTGATGCCGGAGGCGTCGTATGCGCTGATCGCCGCAAGAGTAAGGACCGCTCTCGGTCGTCTCGACAGTTTCCGCCCCTATGTCATAGAGGGGCCCATCGAGTTGGAGATCTCCTTCAAGAACTACATGCCAGCCGAACTGATGGCGTACCTGCCAAACGTGGATCGCGTCGACAGCCACACGATTCGATTCGTGGGCCAGGACATGACGGAGATCAGCAAGTTCATCGAATTCACGACGAGTTACTCGGTAAGCATCACGCCCTAGTGCTCGCGGTCACTCCAGTCCTGTGACCGCGCTGCGGCGCTCCATGAGAACCGTGTCGCGCCAGCGACCGTCGTGGAATCGGCCGATGCGCTCACGGGTGCCGACCACGCGGAACCCGACGCGCTCGTGTGCCCGGATCGACGCAACGTTCTCGGGGAGAAGATACCCGCCTGCAGCATCCAGATGCCTTCGGCCTCCGTGGCCTCTACCATGGACGTCATGAGGAGGCTCCCGATCCCCTGTCCTCGGTGTCCTTCGGCGACGTAGACCATGACCTCGCAGACGCCAGCGTAGACGGCCCGCTTCGAGCTGGGGCTCACGCACGCGAAGCCGACCACCGTCCCGTCGGACTCCGCGACGAACCTGCACTTGGAATGCCGGCGCGCATCCCAGGCCTCCCAATCAGGAACCTCGCGCTCGAAGGTTGCGTCTCCGGTATCGATGCCCTGTCGATAGACCTCCCGGACAGCGGGCCAGTCGTCCGGGATCATGGCGCGCAACTCGATCTGCATCCACATGCTCCGATTGGGTCTTGCGAGTGCCATGCGGTGGCCACGGGCTGCTAGCTGCTAGCTTTCGCGCCAACCACTCGACTCTCCAACGCGAGATTACATGGCAACCTTCGACTCGGCCGGGGCTGAAGACTCCACACGCGCCTGCACCTACGAGGTAATCTTCGGCACGATACACGCGCTGGGAAGGCCTCCGACGTGCTGCTCATCGTCGCGATCCTGGGAAGCATTGCGACGGTGATGCTCGAATCCGTCCAGAGCTGGCAAGCGAATCATGCCGGGACTGTTGGGTACGGTGACATCGCGCCGGTGACTCCGTTCGGTCAGGCGGTTGCCTCGCTGGTCATGATACTCGGGTACGGCATCCTCGCGGTGCCGACGGGCATCGTGACCGCTGAGCTGACGGCGGCGCGCACGAATCGGGGAAACCCAGCCCGTATGTGCGAGGAGTGCGGGCACGTCAGCAACGACTCAGCCGCAGCGTTTTGCTCACGTTGCTCAGCCTCGCTCTCTTAGCTGGAGACTCCGGTGAATGCCCCCATGAGAGCGCTGTGCACCGCCTTGACGCTCCTGCTTTCGGGTTGCGCGCTTTCCCGAGCGCCCGGCACCGGAGGCCGGTCGTGTCCCTCCACTCGTGGTCAGCAGATCGTATCCCTGTTGAACCTCACTCGCGCGCGCGAGAAGCTGCCGGAGCTGCGAGTGGACGTACGCCTCATCAGAGCGG from the Gemmatimonadota bacterium genome contains:
- the murB gene encoding UDP-N-acetylmuramate dehydrogenase, which codes for MTLTTDSKRALTKALGADRIERDVALGPMTTFRIGGPADLLYRARTVDELALAIQTARRLDVPHFLLGRGANILVGDGGFRGLIIRSEVGGIDFLDDARVRTGAGVETFPDLIDATVARGLGGLHHYVGIPSTVGGALWQNLHFLSPAPERERTVFIEEILESADLLTEEGERKTVDVEYFEFGYDQSILHHRDDVVLSATFRLRPQDTDELRRVMRENLAWRDERHPDLWLYPCAGSVFQKIDGIGAGRLVDECGLKGHVHGGAGIFHKHGNIVVNFGGATAREVRYLIDLAQETVARETGHELVPEIEFVGEF
- a CDS encoding M55 family metallopeptidase codes for the protein MKRFVFATMAVALSGAAYPAAAQQDGLKVYISADMEGVVGVVTSDQLGPSGFEYQRFRAIMTHEVNAAIEAAREMGATEILVSDSHGNGENLLIENLPPDVQLIRSWPRPHMMMEGIDETFDAVIFIGYHSSTTNTRGVRAHTISSANLTAVRLNGVDMLEASINAAIAGDFGVPVVMISGDDAVVEEAQRVVGDMEGAVVKWSLGFHSARTLMPEASYALIAARVRTALGRLDSFRPYVIEGPIELEISFKNYMPAELMAYLPNVDRVDSHTIRFVGQDMTEISKFIEFTTSYSVSITP
- a CDS encoding TolC family protein — its product is MRTKTKAEGWEWTVARALAAALLLLALAATALVAQRAPSQLTLEEAIVLAKGNNPLYLSTQNDMAQANWQTREAYAAFLPTVNVNGRAAYQEAGVQRLGALEFDAPTDWAFSSYSMNFNMAITGNTIFGIANARANKRATAASVRAAEWNLETSVALQYMTALRFMDQVDVAQRQLDRARQNLRIVSTRVETGAAAGTEGRQAEVDLGRAEVGMIQALRDVRQAKLLLAERLGVALDVDVELASQFDVFEPDFEVGPLIDQALAAHPSLRAVAALESASKAAARQISTSQYLPSLFLSTSLSGFARQALNEDFVASQVDGLAASRIGNCEEKNALNSGLAGGLPGWVNQDCSQFAATDDARAAALAANRLFPFDFSSNPVTLSATVSLPIFTGFTGQRQVSQANNAAEDAEHNRRAEELRLRTAVTNTYDNLVTAYQVIQVEARNQALSEEQLQLQRRRYALGAAGLLELMDAQTTVTTSDQLYLNALYDFHYNLIALEAAVGQPLPSR
- a CDS encoding phospholipase, whose translation is MKDARERHIEVPKTARYWVLGEDVANPDELWCVLHGYRQLAARFLSRFEGIADGSRRIVAPEALSRFYVSLEPGRHGPVSVVGGAWMTREDRENEIRDYVRYLDMLHDEVGIEGAPTTVLAFSQGVATACRWITYGRLRPRRLVLWGDYLPPDLDMEAARAAFADTEILIVRGTEDPALNETLRAQEQASLDAAGIPHRFVSYEGGHDIHLETLSELARS
- a CDS encoding D-aminoacylase, encoding MDGGRDRVRQLWEVSSDGGTVWSTSFDGTYIRLETSADWDLLIQGGTVMNGSGRPGFRADVAIVDDRIVRVSPTPLDPERASRTIDATGLVVAPGFVDLHAHLDPLLRLPGAESHVRQGVTTALGGPDGGGPWPFAEHLELVAAVGVGMNVGFMVGHNTVRRAVMGLENRAPTASELERMKEMVAQAMDEGAWAISTGLKYLPGAFSELDEVVALSEVAGRLGGFYTSHLREEGLGLLEGVGEALEIGKRASIPIVLTHHKVVGQPTWGASVKTLAMVDSARAAGTDAMIDQYPYTASYTGITILIPAWAMAGGTGDLLQRMEDPALADSILAGIAFNIVNDRGGNDLNRVQFAIVAWDRSLEGKTLHDWAMREGLESTPETGARLVIEAVRRGGASAIFHAMSEEDVERIMAHPFTMIASDGRLTQPGEGHPHPRWYGTFPRVLGLYARDKGVLSLEQAVRKMSTMPAERMGLRERGQLREGWFADVVIFDPATVSDQATFEDPHQYPVGIDWVLVNGAIAVENGQYRNIRPGRVLRRGRN
- a CDS encoding MATE family efflux transporter; this translates as MRDLARLALPVAAVQVGMMAMGAVDTVMVGRVTPTDLAAVAIGNLYFFGVAVFGMGVLFALDPVISQAVGAQDANAVARGVQRGGLLALILTALASVLLLPAGPILGALRQPPDVVPVAAAYAWASILGVYPFYGFVVLRQSLQAMGRIRPLLWTVAAANVVNVVFNWILIYGNLGAPELGAVGSGWATSLSRWFMMLMLILVAWPLLRPSLRPFRPEAMALKPLARLLRVGAPIGAQQSLEFGVFGAAGLLIGLMGTIPVASHQVALQLAALTFMVPVGVAQATSVLVGQAVGRADPPGARRAAGAGLLVGAGFMSVTAALFLLFPEPLAAIFSVDRPVIATAATLLPIAGVFQIFDGLQVVAAGALRGVADTRVPMILNFVGFWLVGLPICVVLGLWLDWGPAGVWWGLAIGIGIVAILLLHRIRIRFGRALRRVVIDDTDAEPVSSA